The following proteins are encoded in a genomic region of Gemmatimonadota bacterium:
- a CDS encoding phosphopentomutase: MTARRALIVVLDGVGIGAAGDAAHYGDVGSHTLGNVARAVGGAALPNLEAAGLGRIAPLDGISVTVPPIGAYGLLEPKSAGKDSTTGHWELAGVCLKEPFPTYPQGFPQSVIDDFAARTGRGVIGNVAGSGTAMLEQCGAEHVQSGKWIVYTSADSVFQIAAHESVVPLAELYAACETARELLVAPHNVSRVIARPFTGAAGSWSRTPNRRDFSLEPLGETLIDALAAAGIQRTGVGKVDDLFARRGIVGGHTTGNAEGIERILAWIGSGSGFLFGNLVDFDQLFGHRNDVPGFYRALREFDAALPSLIAALREDDLLFITADHGNDPTTASTDHARENVPVLVLGPQVRAGAIGRRDTFADLGATVADWMGLSFRGTGRSFLPLVVSQ; this comes from the coding sequence GTGACCGCGCGTCGTGCGCTCATTGTGGTGCTCGACGGCGTCGGCATTGGCGCCGCCGGTGATGCGGCGCACTATGGGGACGTGGGAAGCCACACCCTCGGCAACGTGGCTCGCGCCGTGGGCGGCGCGGCGCTCCCCAATCTCGAGGCTGCTGGTCTTGGCCGCATTGCGCCGCTCGACGGCATCAGCGTCACGGTGCCCCCAATCGGCGCGTACGGATTGCTCGAGCCCAAATCCGCAGGAAAAGACAGCACCACCGGCCACTGGGAGTTGGCTGGTGTCTGCCTCAAAGAACCCTTTCCCACCTATCCGCAGGGTTTTCCGCAGAGCGTCATTGACGATTTTGCCGCCCGCACGGGCCGCGGCGTGATTGGCAATGTGGCGGGGAGCGGCACGGCGATGCTCGAACAGTGTGGCGCCGAACACGTGCAGAGCGGAAAATGGATTGTCTACACCTCGGCGGACTCTGTTTTTCAGATAGCGGCGCACGAGTCCGTGGTACCGCTGGCGGAGCTGTATGCGGCGTGCGAGACAGCGCGGGAGCTGCTCGTGGCCCCGCACAACGTGTCGCGCGTCATCGCCCGCCCGTTTACGGGCGCCGCTGGGAGCTGGAGCCGCACCCCAAACCGGCGCGATTTCTCGCTGGAACCGCTCGGTGAGACGCTGATTGATGCCTTGGCCGCGGCCGGAATCCAGCGGACAGGGGTGGGCAAGGTGGACGACCTTTTTGCCCGCCGGGGGATCGTGGGGGGGCATACGACAGGTAACGCCGAGGGAATCGAGCGAATTCTGGCCTGGATTGGCTCTGGAAGTGGGTTCCTCTTCGGCAACCTTGTAGATTTCGACCAGCTATTTGGGCACCGAAACGACGTGCCGGGGTTCTATAGAGCGTTGCGGGAGTTCGACGCCGCGCTTCCGAGCCTTATTGCCGCCCTTCGCGAGGACGACCTGCTGTTCATTACCGCCGACCACGGCAACGATCCAACGACCGCCTCCACCGATCACGCCCGGGAAAATGTCCCGGTGCTCGTGCTCGGCCCGCAGGTGCGTGCCGGCGCCATTGGGCGTCGGGACACCTTCGCTGATCTTGGGGCGACGGTGGCCGATTGGATGGGGCTGTCGTTCCGCGGGACTGGCCGCTCGTTCCTCCCGCTGGTGGTGTCACAGTGA
- a CDS encoding hybrid sensor histidine kinase/response regulator: MDRERRALDPSLTADGGTMDAAAGREASEALILVADDVEANVELLVDQLETLGFRTVTAHDGPSAIAACLEHRPDLVILDVSMPVGDLGGDDRDAGFEVCRRLKRDPRTARIPVIFVTALSETADRVRAIEAGGDDFLAKPHHRLVLNARVRALLKLKGATDALEESLRRLRELQKVRDDLMKMIVHDLKTPLTSILATMEMLRDGDFGALAQPQARALSDAEGKAEDLLGLIEDLLEVARIEEQTITLNPEPIAPPALLAEIVYDWSLRFQQEGATSATECADDAPVFQADKVLLKRVLSNLVQNAITHSAGPVHLVLTARADAGGILFTISDNGPGIPAEYQDIIFRKFERVRTPNAPRVRSSGLGLTFCRLAVESHGGRIWVKSADGEGSTFYVQLPVEPRVPSRDGAARA, translated from the coding sequence GTGGATCGTGAGCGTCGGGCTCTCGATCCGTCCCTAACGGCCGACGGCGGAACGATGGACGCCGCCGCGGGCCGTGAAGCAAGCGAGGCGCTCATCCTCGTAGCGGATGACGTTGAGGCCAACGTCGAACTGCTCGTCGATCAGCTCGAAACGCTGGGGTTTCGCACCGTCACGGCCCACGATGGGCCGTCGGCCATCGCGGCGTGCCTGGAGCACCGTCCCGATCTCGTCATTCTCGATGTCTCGATGCCCGTCGGCGACCTCGGCGGCGATGACCGCGACGCCGGGTTCGAGGTCTGTCGGCGACTGAAGCGCGATCCTCGAACGGCGCGTATTCCCGTCATCTTTGTGACGGCGCTCAGCGAGACCGCGGACCGCGTGCGCGCCATTGAAGCGGGCGGCGATGATTTTCTCGCCAAGCCGCACCATCGGCTCGTCCTCAATGCGCGCGTGCGTGCGCTCCTCAAGCTGAAGGGCGCCACCGACGCGCTCGAAGAAAGCCTGCGCCGCTTGCGTGAACTGCAAAAAGTGCGCGACGATCTCATGAAGATGATTGTGCACGATCTCAAAACGCCGCTCACTTCCATTCTCGCGACGATGGAAATGTTGCGCGACGGGGATTTTGGAGCACTCGCCCAGCCGCAAGCACGCGCACTCTCGGACGCGGAAGGGAAGGCCGAAGATCTGCTCGGGTTGATCGAAGACCTGCTCGAAGTGGCGCGCATCGAAGAGCAAACCATTACGCTCAACCCTGAGCCCATCGCGCCGCCCGCGTTGCTCGCGGAGATTGTCTACGATTGGTCGCTTCGCTTTCAGCAAGAGGGCGCCACCAGCGCCACAGAGTGCGCCGATGACGCGCCGGTGTTCCAGGCCGACAAAGTGTTGCTGAAGCGCGTTCTCTCGAATCTCGTGCAGAACGCCATCACGCACTCCGCGGGGCCGGTGCACCTCGTGCTCACGGCGCGCGCCGATGCCGGCGGCATTCTCTTTACGATCAGCGACAACGGCCCCGGAATTCCTGCCGAATACCAGGATATCATTTTCCGGAAGTTCGAGCGTGTGCGAACGCCCAATGCGCCCCGCGTGCGGAGCAGCGGGCTCGGCCTCACCTTCTGCCGCCTCGCCGTGGAATCGCATGGCGGTCGCATCTGGGTGAAAAGTGCAGACGGCGAGGGAAGTACGTTCTACGTGCAACTGCCCGTGGAGCCGCGCGTGCCATCCCGCGATGGAGCGGCCCGCGCGTGA
- the alr gene encoding alanine racemase, producing the protein MNPSSDSLRAWIDIDLGALVRNGTRLAAHAGVPLLPMVKADAYGLGVGPVVRALEAVAPFGYGVATADEGRELRDLGITRPVLVFTPVLPLDFALLRAAKLTPTFGDAERIGAWIASGGGDWHLAIDTGMMRAGLRWDRMAEVAELARTAPPAGAFTHFHSSENDNGSMEVQEGRFRDAVRALPARPPLLHSENSGAIVRRSPSEWNLVRPGVFLYGIGSGAGAAFQPEPVAHLRARIVDLHDLNAGDTVSYGATWTAAKRTRLATVNVGYADGYRRSLGNAGTALLHGTRVRVAGTVTMDMTMLDVTGTACSLGDVITLMGRDGDALVTAEDVGAACGLSPYEVLTGLRQRLPRVPA; encoded by the coding sequence ATGAATCCTTCCTCTGACTCGTTGCGCGCCTGGATCGACATCGATCTTGGCGCGCTTGTGCGCAACGGAACGCGGCTCGCGGCTCACGCCGGCGTGCCGCTGTTGCCGATGGTGAAAGCCGACGCCTATGGACTGGGGGTCGGCCCCGTCGTGCGTGCGCTGGAGGCGGTGGCACCGTTCGGCTACGGCGTGGCCACCGCCGACGAAGGGCGCGAACTCCGCGACCTCGGCATCACCCGTCCGGTGCTGGTGTTTACTCCGGTCCTGCCACTCGACTTCGCCCTGTTGCGTGCCGCGAAGCTCACCCCGACCTTCGGTGATGCCGAGCGGATTGGCGCTTGGATTGCGAGCGGCGGCGGCGACTGGCACCTCGCCATCGACACGGGGATGATGCGCGCCGGCCTTCGCTGGGACCGCATGGCGGAGGTCGCCGAGTTGGCGCGTACCGCGCCTCCCGCTGGGGCATTCACGCACTTCCACTCATCCGAAAACGATAACGGGTCGATGGAGGTGCAGGAGGGGCGGTTCCGCGATGCGGTCCGCGCGCTCCCCGCACGGCCGCCATTGCTCCACAGCGAAAACAGCGGCGCCATTGTTCGCCGCTCGCCCTCGGAGTGGAACCTCGTGCGGCCGGGTGTCTTTCTGTACGGCATCGGGAGCGGTGCCGGCGCCGCATTCCAACCGGAGCCAGTGGCGCACCTGCGCGCGCGGATTGTGGATCTGCACGATCTCAATGCCGGCGACACCGTCAGCTACGGTGCGACCTGGACCGCCGCAAAGCGCACGCGCCTTGCCACGGTGAATGTTGGGTATGCCGACGGCTACCGTCGTTCGCTTGGCAACGCAGGCACGGCGCTACTCCATGGCACGCGCGTGCGCGTAGCCGGCACCGTCACGATGGACATGACGATGCTCGACGTCACGGGCACGGCATGCTCGCTCGGAGATGTGATCACGCTCATGGGGCGCGATGGTGATGCCCTCGTCACGGCGGAAGATGTGGGCGCAGCCTGCGGACTCTCGCCGTACGAAGTGCTGACCGGACTCCGTCAGCGTTTGCCGCGAGTGCCGGCGTGA
- a CDS encoding nitronate monooxygenase — MGVGVSNWRLARAVASRGQLGVVSGTVLDTLLVRRLQDGDQDGHMRRAMARFPIPGVAEEVLRKFFVSDGIAPGTQYALLPMWRQRVSAFREQVAALSAFVEVSLAKEGHDGPVGINLLTKVQMPNMATLYGAMLAGVNVVLMGAGIPKEIPGVLDALAQHQATEMRFDVDHLAAGRVEMLTFDPARVWASTASLEPLQRPQFLAIVSASSLAANLARKSTGAVNGFVVEGPTAGGHNAPPRGDMKLNDRHEPVYGERDVVDLSKMREIGLPFWLAGGTGSHGALQRALDAGAAGVQVGTLFAFCNESGLEPELRTRALASVNCGKVEVITDALASPTDYPFKIFHMQNDPDEARRAARERICDLGYLRTAYARDDGRIDYRCPAEPVHNFVAKGGEEAKTDHRRCLCNGLLANIGHGQSRGDAGSEPPLLTSGSEMDVVRELLAGRPGYSADEVVDFIMAGTSAAAAIV; from the coding sequence ATGGGAGTGGGAGTTTCCAACTGGCGCCTCGCCCGCGCGGTCGCGAGTCGCGGCCAGCTTGGCGTGGTGTCGGGGACCGTGCTCGACACGCTACTCGTACGGCGTCTGCAGGACGGCGATCAGGACGGGCACATGCGCCGCGCCATGGCGCGGTTCCCCATTCCTGGCGTGGCGGAAGAAGTCTTGAGGAAGTTCTTTGTCTCCGACGGCATCGCCCCGGGGACGCAGTACGCCCTGCTCCCGATGTGGCGCCAGCGGGTGAGCGCCTTCCGCGAGCAGGTGGCCGCACTGTCCGCGTTCGTGGAAGTGTCGCTTGCCAAAGAAGGGCACGACGGTCCCGTGGGGATCAACCTCCTCACGAAAGTGCAGATGCCCAACATGGCCACGTTGTACGGCGCCATGCTGGCCGGCGTGAATGTGGTGTTGATGGGCGCTGGCATCCCCAAAGAAATCCCGGGCGTCCTCGACGCCCTTGCGCAGCATCAGGCCACGGAAATGCGGTTCGATGTGGATCACCTCGCGGCTGGGCGCGTGGAAATGCTCACCTTCGATCCGGCCCGCGTCTGGGCGTCGACGGCGTCGCTTGAGCCACTGCAGCGTCCGCAGTTTCTGGCGATTGTGTCGGCGAGTTCGTTAGCCGCAAATCTGGCACGCAAATCCACGGGAGCGGTCAACGGCTTTGTCGTGGAAGGACCAACCGCTGGCGGACACAATGCGCCGCCGCGCGGTGACATGAAACTCAACGATCGCCACGAGCCAGTCTATGGCGAACGCGATGTCGTGGATCTCTCGAAGATGCGCGAAATCGGCCTTCCGTTCTGGCTGGCGGGCGGCACGGGATCGCACGGCGCGCTCCAACGCGCACTCGATGCCGGCGCCGCTGGTGTGCAGGTTGGCACCCTCTTCGCCTTCTGCAATGAGTCGGGCCTTGAGCCAGAGCTGAGGACGCGCGCGCTCGCCTCGGTTAACTGCGGCAAGGTGGAGGTGATCACCGACGCTCTGGCCTCGCCAACGGATTATCCGTTCAAAATCTTCCATATGCAGAACGATCCGGACGAAGCGCGCCGTGCCGCGCGCGAGCGGATTTGCGATCTTGGCTATTTGCGCACCGCATACGCGCGCGACGATGGCCGCATCGATTACCGCTGCCCCGCAGAGCCAGTCCATAATTTTGTGGCGAAGGGCGGCGAAGAAGCCAAGACCGACCACCGCCGTTGCCTGTGCAACGGGCTGTTGGCGAACATTGGGCACGGACAGTCGCGTGGTGACGCGGGATCCGAGCCGCCGCTGCTTACGTCAGGCTCCGAAATGGACGTCGTGCGCGAACTGCTCGCCGGGCGCCCGGGCTACTCGGCAGACGAAGTTGTCGACTTTATCATGGCCGGAACCTCGGCAGCGGCCGCGATCGTCTAA
- a CDS encoding DNA internalization-related competence protein ComEC/Rec2: protein MPLIAWAVAVYAAGLLLGFAALTVASAFIAAGAVGVIGRLFAHVGARSCVALALIAVLGFFVARDAASRDSACASQRPASAGSSRGAQACPNLPMQEQGALARWRQATALRLDTVFASDAPLARALLIADMRTVPVELRDRFAASGLVHVLSISGLHVAIVAGAVLLLFDALRFGRLRARWAACAVTIWYVLAIGAPPPAVRSGAMLAAMTFSRSLQRPTSPWAALAIGAAIPLVDPHVVLDLGWQLSVAGFAALTAAQTWTRRTLPREWRGWRRALVTDLAVSTLATFATAPLVAWAFGRLSLVAPLTNIAAGPVVAALQPALFLSMLLAQWCGTASVAATLAADATRPLLHALITVAAVGARVPGGTLIVAPSLAVAICCGIAGAAVIVAAASRRAAPALVCAIAAMTAAAWWPPPLATGFAELHMIDVGQGDAIAFRTPAGRWLLFDAGRAWRGGDAGRSTVIPYLRRRGGELVMFSLSHPHADHAGGAASVLQSLRPSVYYDAAFAGGSEPYRASLASAQRLGIAWRRVHPGDSTVVDGVVVTFLAPDSTWTASLKDPNLASAVVLVRYGRVRFLFTGDAEAAEEARLVEQWGGQLVADVLKVAHHGSRTSTTWDFLSHVHPRVALISVGADNMYRHPDDDVLHALQNIGAEIFRTDQLGNIILRTDGILLQCIAGAREWWVP from the coding sequence GTGCCCCTCATTGCTTGGGCGGTGGCGGTGTATGCGGCCGGATTGCTGCTGGGGTTTGCGGCACTCACGGTGGCCTCAGCGTTCATTGCAGCAGGCGCCGTCGGTGTAATCGGCCGCCTCTTTGCGCACGTCGGCGCGCGCTCGTGCGTTGCCCTCGCACTCATCGCCGTCCTTGGCTTCTTCGTGGCGCGTGATGCCGCATCGCGCGATTCGGCGTGCGCGTCGCAGCGGCCAGCGTCCGCCGGTTCGTCGCGTGGCGCGCAGGCCTGTCCCAATCTGCCGATGCAGGAGCAGGGCGCGCTGGCGCGCTGGAGGCAGGCGACCGCACTCCGGCTCGACACAGTGTTTGCATCCGACGCGCCCCTCGCACGGGCCTTGCTCATTGCCGACATGCGCACCGTGCCGGTGGAATTGCGCGATCGCTTCGCGGCCAGTGGATTGGTGCACGTGCTCTCGATTTCCGGCCTGCACGTGGCGATCGTGGCGGGGGCGGTGCTGCTGCTGTTTGACGCGCTGCGGTTCGGACGCCTGCGCGCGCGCTGGGCCGCGTGCGCGGTGACTATATGGTATGTCTTGGCGATCGGAGCGCCGCCGCCCGCCGTGCGCAGCGGGGCGATGCTCGCGGCCATGACATTCTCCCGTTCGCTGCAGCGCCCAACGTCACCATGGGCCGCCCTCGCCATCGGTGCGGCCATCCCGTTGGTTGACCCACACGTGGTGCTCGACCTCGGGTGGCAGCTGAGCGTTGCCGGGTTCGCGGCCCTTACCGCGGCGCAGACGTGGACGCGCCGCACCCTGCCGCGTGAGTGGCGCGGATGGCGGCGCGCGCTCGTCACCGATCTTGCCGTGTCGACGCTCGCAACATTCGCAACAGCACCGCTAGTGGCGTGGGCGTTCGGGCGACTCAGCCTCGTCGCGCCGCTCACCAATATTGCGGCGGGGCCCGTGGTCGCGGCGCTGCAGCCCGCGCTCTTTCTCTCGATGCTCCTCGCACAGTGGTGTGGCACGGCGAGTGTTGCGGCTACTCTTGCGGCGGATGCCACGCGTCCACTGCTGCACGCGTTGATTACCGTGGCAGCTGTCGGTGCCCGAGTCCCGGGTGGCACATTGATCGTCGCTCCTTCATTGGCCGTCGCCATCTGCTGCGGCATCGCGGGTGCGGCGGTGATTGTGGCGGCGGCGAGTCGTCGTGCAGCGCCCGCGCTCGTATGTGCGATCGCCGCGATGACCGCGGCCGCGTGGTGGCCACCGCCGCTAGCGACCGGTTTCGCCGAACTCCACATGATTGATGTGGGGCAGGGAGATGCCATCGCGTTTCGTACACCGGCAGGTCGATGGTTGTTGTTTGATGCAGGGCGGGCGTGGCGCGGCGGCGATGCCGGGCGCAGTACAGTGATTCCCTATCTGCGCCGACGAGGCGGTGAGTTGGTGATGTTCTCGCTTTCACATCCGCATGCGGATCACGCCGGTGGTGCGGCTTCGGTGTTGCAGTCGTTGCGTCCGTCGGTCTATTACGACGCTGCCTTCGCCGGTGGGAGCGAGCCGTATCGGGCGTCGCTGGCCAGCGCGCAGCGCCTCGGCATTGCGTGGCGACGCGTGCATCCAGGGGATTCCACCGTCGTGGACGGGGTCGTCGTGACCTTTTTGGCGCCTGATTCAACGTGGACGGCGTCGCTCAAGGACCCGAATTTGGCCAGCGCCGTAGTGCTGGTTCGGTATGGGCGCGTCCGATTCCTGTTCACCGGCGATGCAGAGGCCGCGGAGGAAGCGCGACTCGTCGAGCAGTGGGGCGGACAACTTGTCGCGGATGTCTTGAAAGTGGCTCACCATGGAAGTCGCACAAGTACAACGTGGGACTTTTTATCCCACGTGCATCCGCGCGTCGCACTCATTTCGGTCGGCGCGGACAATATGTACCGACATCCTGATGACGATGTGTTGCACGCACTACAAAACATTGGCGCAGAAATTTTTCGCACGGATCAGTTAGGGAATATCATTCTGCGCACGGACGGAATATTGTTGCAGTGCATTGCTGGCGCGCGCGAGTGGTGGGTGCCATAA
- the miaB gene encoding tRNA (N6-isopentenyl adenosine(37)-C2)-methylthiotransferase MiaB, whose protein sequence is MPTVYIETYGCQMNVSDSELMLGKLIAEGYVAVSSPEGADVVLVNTCAIRENAEQRVIGRLGEMRRQIGKDTILGVTGCMAQRLGTRLLETDTRVSLVVGPDAYRSLPHLIEAAQKGERFTATDFDLEEHYEDFQARRFEGVKAWIPVQRGCDYRCTYCIVPYTRGPERSRQLDDVVRETAEVVAQGLSEVVLLGQTVNSYTDGTHDFADLLRAVGAVEGIRRVRFTSPHPNDFSDRVIAAMAEVSTVCEHVHLPMQSGSTRTLKRMLRRYTREEYLDCAARLRAAIPGLGLTTDIIVGFPGETDEEFEETLSAVRELAFDDAFLFKFSMREGTPATRLPAELLVPTEVVDERFNRLLQTVRGIARDKNMRRLGERMEVLVEKEARKGGDMLQARSRDFKTVIVPGALSMIGSYLTVELTGTTGSTFTGTPVSTRAPLPTA, encoded by the coding sequence ATGCCGACTGTCTACATCGAAACCTACGGCTGTCAAATGAATGTGAGCGATTCCGAGCTGATGCTCGGCAAGCTCATTGCCGAAGGCTACGTCGCAGTCAGCAGTCCCGAAGGCGCCGATGTGGTGCTCGTGAACACCTGTGCCATTCGCGAAAACGCGGAGCAACGCGTGATCGGCCGACTCGGCGAAATGCGCCGGCAGATTGGAAAAGACACGATCCTCGGTGTCACGGGCTGTATGGCGCAGCGGCTCGGGACTCGATTGCTCGAGACCGACACCCGCGTGTCACTCGTGGTGGGCCCCGACGCGTATCGGTCGCTGCCGCATCTCATTGAAGCGGCGCAAAAGGGCGAACGGTTCACGGCCACCGATTTTGATCTCGAAGAGCACTACGAAGATTTTCAGGCGCGCCGCTTTGAGGGGGTCAAGGCGTGGATCCCCGTACAGCGCGGCTGCGACTACCGATGCACCTACTGCATCGTGCCGTACACGCGCGGGCCCGAGCGCAGCCGCCAGCTCGACGATGTGGTGCGGGAGACCGCCGAAGTCGTCGCACAGGGATTGTCGGAAGTGGTGCTGCTCGGGCAGACGGTCAACTCGTATACCGATGGCACTCACGACTTTGCCGATCTCTTGCGCGCCGTGGGCGCGGTGGAGGGAATCCGGCGCGTGCGTTTCACGAGTCCGCATCCCAACGACTTCAGCGATCGCGTGATTGCCGCGATGGCTGAGGTGAGTACCGTGTGCGAGCATGTGCATCTCCCGATGCAGAGCGGCTCCACGCGCACACTCAAGCGCATGCTCCGTCGCTACACGCGCGAGGAGTACCTCGATTGTGCCGCACGTCTTCGCGCGGCGATTCCGGGGCTCGGGCTGACCACGGACATTATCGTCGGCTTCCCGGGCGAAACGGACGAAGAGTTTGAAGAGACACTCAGCGCCGTGCGCGAGTTGGCCTTTGACGATGCCTTTCTCTTCAAGTTCTCGATGCGCGAGGGAACGCCGGCCACGCGCCTGCCGGCGGAGCTGCTGGTGCCCACGGAGGTGGTGGACGAGCGCTTCAACCGTCTGCTACAAACCGTGCGTGGCATTGCGCGCGACAAAAACATGCGGCGCCTCGGCGAGCGCATGGAAGTGCTCGTGGAGAAGGAGGCACGCAAAGGCGGCGATATGCTCCAAGCCCGGTCGCGTGATTTCAAGACGGTTATCGTCCCTGGGGCGCTGTCGATGATCGGCTCCTACCTGACGGTGGAGCTCACCGGGACCACCGGATCCACATTCACGGGGACGCCGGTCAGTACGCGGGCGCCGTTGCCGACCGCCTGA
- a CDS encoding MiaB/RimO family radical SAM methylthiotransferase, with product MKVHLRTFGCRANQYDTEAVRGMIEASGGEVVDAAADADVVVFNSCTVTADAEADLRRAVRGARKPAIVMGCAAARSGATIAALPNVSHVVAGADLPAIAAALGLDRARAEDRPAVQTGARALLRIQDGCGEHCTFCATTLARGEHRSRSADAIVREALALAEAHPEIVITGIHIGSYGSERGSTLGALMARLVREVPTVRFRLTSIEATEVDDQLAELFADDPRRVAPHLHAPLQSGADAVLKRMGRHWYTGGTYAAAVERIAARVARAGKAAHFALGADVMTGFPGETAADHDATMALVRSLPFTSLHVFPYSARPGTAAARLPHPVDARVSRQRAAELRALATTIGAAHRAARDGQVADIVVIGDGHRRTGLTEDYLSVALPEPAPPRRARFSAPLVLQGDQLSVRPADLPASVGQVSPALTSSRVLPTLAFQS from the coding sequence GTGAAGGTGCATCTGCGCACCTTTGGCTGCCGCGCCAATCAGTACGACACCGAAGCGGTGCGCGGCATGATCGAAGCGTCCGGCGGCGAGGTGGTCGACGCCGCTGCCGATGCCGACGTGGTCGTGTTCAACTCATGCACGGTTACCGCCGACGCTGAGGCGGATTTGCGACGAGCGGTGCGCGGCGCGCGGAAGCCAGCCATTGTGATGGGCTGTGCCGCGGCACGCAGTGGCGCGACCATTGCCGCGCTCCCGAATGTGTCGCACGTCGTGGCGGGCGCCGATCTCCCTGCGATTGCCGCTGCGCTCGGACTCGATCGCGCGCGCGCGGAAGATCGCCCTGCCGTGCAAACCGGCGCGCGCGCTCTGCTACGCATTCAAGATGGCTGTGGCGAGCACTGCACCTTTTGCGCCACCACACTCGCGCGCGGCGAGCACCGTTCGCGCAGCGCCGATGCTATCGTGCGGGAAGCCCTCGCGCTGGCCGAGGCGCATCCGGAGATTGTGATCACCGGCATTCATATTGGGTCGTATGGAAGTGAACGCGGGTCCACGCTCGGCGCGCTCATGGCGCGGCTCGTGCGCGAGGTGCCAACGGTGCGTTTTCGGCTGACGTCGATCGAAGCCACCGAGGTGGACGACCAACTCGCCGAGCTGTTTGCCGACGACCCACGCCGCGTGGCGCCGCATCTGCACGCGCCGCTGCAGAGCGGTGCCGATGCCGTGCTCAAGCGTATGGGGCGCCATTGGTACACCGGTGGCACGTATGCGGCGGCAGTCGAGCGGATCGCGGCTCGCGTCGCGCGCGCGGGGAAGGCCGCGCATTTTGCGCTCGGCGCCGATGTCATGACGGGGTTCCCCGGTGAGACCGCCGCCGATCACGACGCCACCATGGCCCTCGTGCGGTCGCTCCCGTTCACCTCTCTGCACGTGTTCCCATATTCGGCGCGCCCTGGCACCGCGGCAGCGCGACTTCCTCACCCCGTGGACGCGCGAGTCTCGCGGCAACGGGCCGCGGAGTTGCGCGCGCTGGCGACCACCATTGGGGCCGCGCATCGTGCCGCTCGAGACGGACAGGTGGCGGATATTGTGGTCATTGGCGATGGCCACCGCCGCACAGGGCTCACCGAGGACTATCTTTCAGTCGCGTTGCCGGAGCCGGCACCGCCGCGGCGGGCGCGGTTCTCGGCCCCTCTCGTGTTACAAGGTGATCAGCTCAGCGTGCGGCCCGCGGATCTTCCCGCGTCGGTCGGTCAGGTGAGCCCTGCACTCACCTCCTCGCGCGTCCTTCCGACTCTCGCCTTCCAGTCCTGA
- the cdd gene encoding cytidine deaminase codes for MVALRDAAREAMTRAYAPYSQFRVGAALQVADGSVFVGCNVENSAFPSGICAERGAVAAAVAAGHRGFDRIVICTEADVPTPPCGVCRQVLVEFAPSLDIHSMTASGAEARWSLADLLPHPFTPQSLHHL; via the coding sequence ATGGTGGCGCTCCGCGACGCTGCACGTGAGGCGATGACCCGCGCGTATGCGCCCTACTCGCAGTTTCGAGTGGGAGCGGCGCTCCAGGTCGCGGACGGCTCGGTCTTTGTGGGGTGCAACGTGGAGAACTCCGCGTTTCCGTCCGGAATTTGTGCCGAACGTGGTGCCGTGGCTGCGGCCGTCGCAGCAGGGCATCGCGGGTTTGATCGCATTGTTATTTGTACCGAAGCGGACGTACCCACCCCGCCGTGCGGCGTTTGCCGTCAGGTGTTGGTGGAGTTCGCGCCGTCGCTGGACATTCACAGCATGACCGCCTCGGGCGCGGAGGCGCGCTGGTCGCTCGCCGACCTGCTGCCGCATCCGTTCACTCCGCAGTCCCTGCATCATCTATGA